A genomic segment from Variovorax paradoxus B4 encodes:
- a CDS encoding glutamate synthase subunit beta, protein MGKITGFMEHERIEEGYKPVVERVKHYKEFVVGLTPEQAKVQGARCMDCGTPFCNSGCPVNNIIPDFNDLVYRNDWQNAFAVLDSTNNFPEFTGRICPAPCEAACVLNVNDDAIGIKSIEHAIIDRAWDEGWVAPRVAKHKTGKKVAVVGSGPAGMAAAQQLARAGHDVTLFEKNDRIGGLLRYGIPDFKMEKTHIDRRVEQMKAEGVTFRTGVMVGAAKDPLGKGSKVTNLAKETVTPEQLQKEFDAVLLTGGAEQSRDLPVPGRDLDGIHFAMEFLPQQNRVNAGDKVKGQLRADGKHVIVIGGGDTGSDCVGTSNRHGAASVTQFELMPQPPEEENRPLTWPYWPIKLRTSSSHEEGCEREFAISTKEFIGDGKDGKSGKVTGLKTVRVEWKDGRMQEVAGSEQILKADLVLLAMGFVSPVANVLDAFGVEKDARGNAKATVDFIGGYATSVPKVFAAGDIRRGQSLVVWAIREGRQAARSVDEFLMGFSDLPR, encoded by the coding sequence ATGGGAAAGATCACCGGCTTCATGGAGCATGAGCGCATCGAAGAGGGCTACAAGCCCGTCGTTGAGCGCGTCAAGCACTACAAGGAATTCGTCGTCGGCCTGACGCCCGAGCAGGCCAAGGTGCAGGGCGCGCGCTGCATGGACTGCGGCACGCCGTTCTGCAACAGCGGCTGCCCGGTCAACAACATCATTCCGGACTTCAACGACCTCGTGTACCGCAACGACTGGCAAAACGCCTTCGCGGTGCTCGACTCGACCAACAACTTCCCGGAGTTCACCGGCCGCATCTGCCCCGCGCCCTGCGAGGCGGCCTGCGTGCTCAACGTGAACGACGACGCGATCGGCATCAAGTCGATCGAACACGCGATCATCGACCGCGCCTGGGACGAAGGCTGGGTGGCGCCGCGCGTTGCCAAGCACAAGACCGGCAAGAAGGTGGCGGTGGTGGGTTCGGGTCCGGCCGGCATGGCGGCAGCGCAGCAGCTCGCGCGCGCCGGCCACGACGTGACGCTGTTCGAGAAGAACGACCGCATCGGCGGCCTGCTGCGCTACGGCATTCCCGACTTCAAGATGGAGAAGACCCACATCGACCGCCGCGTCGAGCAGATGAAGGCCGAGGGCGTGACCTTCCGCACCGGCGTCATGGTCGGCGCTGCCAAGGATCCGCTGGGCAAGGGCTCCAAGGTCACCAACCTGGCCAAGGAAACCGTCACGCCCGAGCAGCTGCAGAAAGAGTTCGACGCCGTGCTGCTGACGGGCGGTGCCGAGCAGTCGCGCGACCTGCCGGTGCCGGGCCGCGACCTCGACGGCATTCATTTCGCGATGGAGTTCCTGCCGCAGCAGAACCGCGTCAACGCGGGCGACAAGGTCAAGGGCCAGCTGCGCGCCGACGGCAAGCACGTGATCGTGATCGGCGGCGGCGACACCGGCTCCGACTGCGTGGGCACCAGCAACCGCCATGGCGCGGCCAGCGTCACCCAGTTCGAACTGATGCCGCAGCCGCCCGAGGAAGAAAACCGCCCGCTGACCTGGCCCTACTGGCCGATCAAGCTGCGCACCAGTTCCAGCCATGAAGAAGGCTGCGAGCGCGAGTTCGCGATCTCCACCAAGGAATTCATCGGCGATGGAAAAGATGGGAAGTCCGGCAAGGTCACCGGCCTGAAGACCGTGCGCGTCGAGTGGAAAGACGGCCGCATGCAGGAAGTGGCCGGCAGCGAACAGATCCTCAAGGCCGACCTCGTGCTGCTGGCCATGGGCTTCGTGAGCCCGGTGGCCAACGTGCTGGACGCCTTCGGCGTCGAAAAGGATGCGCGCGGCAACGCCAAGGCAACGGTCGACTTCATCGGCGGCTATGCCACCAGCGTGCCGAAGGTGTTTGCAGCGGGCGACATTCGCCGCGGCCAGTCGCTCGTGGTGTGGGCGATTCGAGAGGGGCGCCAGGCCGCGCGCTCGGTGGATGAATTCCTGATGGGATTCAGCGACCTGCCGCGCTGA
- the mlaD gene encoding outer membrane lipid asymmetry maintenance protein MlaD — translation MQRSNNDIWVGLFVLIGGAALLFLALQSANLLSLNFQKTYNVTARFDNIGGLKPQTAVKSAGVVVGRVESIAFDDKSFQASVTLALQNRYSFPKDSSLKILTSGLLGEQYIGIEAGAEEKNLKAGDTITATQSAVVLENLISQFLYSKAAEGNTSTPGTANKK, via the coding sequence ATGCAACGTTCCAACAACGACATCTGGGTCGGCCTGTTCGTCCTGATCGGCGGCGCGGCGCTGCTGTTCCTCGCGCTGCAGTCGGCCAACCTGCTGAGCCTGAATTTCCAGAAGACCTACAACGTCACCGCGCGTTTCGACAACATCGGCGGACTCAAGCCGCAGACGGCGGTCAAGAGCGCCGGCGTGGTGGTCGGCCGGGTGGAGTCCATCGCGTTCGACGACAAGTCATTTCAGGCCAGCGTCACACTGGCATTGCAAAACCGTTACAGTTTTCCCAAGGACAGTTCGCTCAAGATCCTGACCAGTGGCCTGCTCGGCGAGCAGTACATCGGGATCGAGGCGGGCGCCGAGGAGAAGAACCTGAAAGCCGGCGACACCATCACCGCGACCCAATCGGCCGTGGTGCTGGAGAACCTGATCAGCCAGTTCCTCTACAGCAAGGCGGCCGAAGGAAATACCTCGACGCCGGGAACAGCCAACAAGAAATGA
- a CDS encoding glutamate synthase-related protein, translating to MTTAAEIEHLQQHGLYSGADEHDACGVGFVAHIKGEKSHAIVQQGLKILENLDHRGAVGADKLMGDGAGILIQLPDRLYREEMAKQGVELPPPGEYGVGMIFLPKEHASREACEQEMERAIKAEGQVLLGWRDVPVNRDMPMSPTVRAKEPLLRQVFIGRGNDVIVQDALERKLYVIRKTASANIQRLKLKHSKEYYVPSMSSRTVVYKGLLLADQVGTYYLDLQDKRCVSALGLVHQRFSTNTFPEWPLAHPYRYVAHNGEINTVKGNYNWMKAREGVMSSPVLGADLQKLYPISFAGQSDTATFDNCLELLTMAGYPISQAVMMMIPEPWEQHATMDPRRRAFYEYHAAMLEPWDGPASIVFTDGRQIGATLDRNGLRPSRYCVTDDDLVIMASESGVLPVPEQKIVRKWRLQPGKMFLIDLEQGRMIDDEEVKATLANSKPYKQWIENLRIKLDSVEAEPVPAPLSQVALLDRQQAFGYTQEDIKFLMSPMAQAGEEGIGSMGNDSPLAVLSSKNKPLYNYFKQLFAQVTNPPIDPIREAIVMSLVSFIGPKPNLLDINQVNPPMRLEVSQPILDFADMAKLRDIGTYTQGKFKSYALDITYPLAWGYEGVEAKLASLCAEAVDAIKGGHNILIVSDRGVSPTQVAIPAVLALSAVHQYLVREGLRTTAGLVVETGSAREVHHFGVLAGYGAEAVHPYLAMETLAAMHADLPGDMSAEKAVYNYVKAIGKGLSKIMSKMGVSTYMSYCGAQLFEAIGLNTETVNKYFTGTASRVEGIGVFEIAEEAIRMHKAAFGDDPVLSNMLDAGGEYAWRTRGEEHMWTPDAIAKLQHSTRSNNWNTYKEYAQLINDQNRRHLTLRGLFEFKLDPAKAIPVDEVEPAAEIVKRFATGAMSLGSISTEAHSTLAIAMNRIGGKSNTGEGGEDPARYRNELKGIPIKQGDTLKSVIGAANVEVDLPLKDGDSLRSRIKQVASGRFGVTAEYLHSADQIQIKMAQGAKPGEGGQLPGGKVTEYIGKQRYAVPGVGLISPPPHHDIYSIEDLAQLIHDLKNAAPHASISVKLVSEIGVGTIAAGVAKCKSDHVVIAGHDGGTGASPWSSIKHAGSPWEIGLAETQQTLVLNRLRSRIRVQADGQMKTGRDVAIGALLGADEFGFATAPLVVEGCIMMRKCHLNTCPVGVATQDPILRKKFSGKPEHVVNYFFFVAEEVRQIMAQLGIRKFDDLIGRADLLDMRKGIEHWKASGLDFSRLFALPIVPAEVPRYHVENQDHGLERALDVKLIEKSRPAIERGEKVQFIEVARNVNRSVGAMLSGALTKVHPQGLPDDSIRIQLEGTGGQSFGAFLARGITLYLIGDANDYTGKGLSGGRVVVRPSLDFRGEAVRNTIVGNTALYGATTGEAYLCGVAGERFAVRLSGATAVVEGTGDHGCEYMTGGTVAVLGKTGRNFAAGMSGGVAFVYDEDGQFASRCNLSMVSLDKVLTSAEQTASMHRKVWHGGETDEAQLKKLLEEHHRWTGSKRARELLDSWAVSRTKFVKVFPNEYKRALAELHDRKVELTSSGNNAHMGLEPHALVAPATTAAV from the coding sequence ATGACGACGGCTGCCGAGATCGAACATCTCCAACAACACGGTCTGTATTCCGGTGCCGATGAGCACGACGCCTGCGGCGTCGGCTTCGTCGCGCACATCAAGGGCGAGAAGAGCCATGCCATCGTGCAGCAGGGCCTGAAGATCCTCGAAAACCTGGACCATCGCGGCGCAGTGGGCGCTGACAAGCTGATGGGCGACGGCGCCGGCATCCTGATCCAGCTGCCCGACCGCCTCTATCGCGAGGAAATGGCCAAGCAGGGCGTCGAGCTGCCTCCGCCCGGCGAATACGGCGTCGGCATGATCTTCCTGCCCAAGGAACACGCCTCCCGCGAAGCCTGCGAGCAGGAGATGGAACGCGCCATCAAGGCCGAAGGCCAGGTGCTGCTGGGCTGGCGCGACGTGCCGGTGAACCGCGACATGCCGATGTCGCCCACGGTGCGCGCCAAGGAACCGCTGCTGCGCCAGGTGTTCATCGGCCGCGGCAACGACGTGATCGTGCAGGACGCGCTGGAACGCAAGCTCTACGTGATCCGCAAGACCGCCAGCGCCAACATCCAGCGCCTGAAGCTCAAGCACAGCAAGGAATACTACGTTCCGAGCATGTCGAGCCGCACCGTGGTCTACAAGGGCCTGCTGCTCGCCGACCAGGTCGGCACCTACTACCTGGACCTGCAGGACAAGCGCTGCGTCTCGGCCCTGGGCCTCGTGCACCAGCGCTTCTCGACCAACACCTTCCCCGAGTGGCCGCTGGCCCACCCGTACCGCTACGTTGCCCACAACGGCGAAATCAACACGGTCAAGGGCAACTACAACTGGATGAAGGCGCGCGAAGGCGTCATGTCCTCGCCCGTGCTGGGCGCCGACCTGCAGAAGCTCTACCCGATCAGCTTCGCCGGCCAGTCCGACACCGCCACCTTCGACAACTGCCTCGAGCTGCTGACGATGGCCGGCTACCCCATCAGCCAGGCCGTGATGATGATGATTCCCGAGCCCTGGGAACAGCACGCCACCATGGACCCGCGCCGTCGCGCGTTCTACGAATACCACGCCGCCATGCTTGAGCCGTGGGACGGCCCGGCCTCGATCGTGTTCACCGACGGGCGCCAGATCGGCGCCACGCTGGACCGCAACGGCCTGCGGCCTTCCCGCTACTGCGTGACCGACGACGACCTGGTCATCATGGCCTCCGAATCGGGCGTGCTGCCCGTGCCCGAGCAGAAGATCGTGCGCAAGTGGCGCCTGCAGCCCGGCAAGATGTTCCTGATCGACCTGGAGCAGGGCCGCATGATCGACGACGAGGAGGTCAAGGCCACCCTCGCCAACAGCAAGCCCTACAAGCAGTGGATCGAGAACCTGCGCATCAAGCTGGACAGCGTCGAGGCCGAGCCGGTCCCCGCGCCGCTCTCGCAGGTGGCGCTGCTCGATCGCCAGCAGGCCTTCGGCTACACCCAGGAAGACATCAAGTTCCTGATGAGCCCGATGGCGCAGGCCGGCGAAGAGGGCATCGGCTCCATGGGCAACGACAGCCCGCTGGCCGTGCTCTCCAGCAAGAACAAGCCGCTGTACAACTACTTCAAGCAGCTGTTCGCGCAAGTGACCAATCCGCCGATCGACCCGATCCGCGAGGCGATCGTGATGTCGCTGGTGTCCTTCATCGGCCCCAAGCCCAACCTGCTGGACATCAACCAGGTCAATCCGCCGATGCGGCTCGAAGTGAGCCAGCCGATCCTCGACTTCGCCGACATGGCCAAGCTGCGCGACATCGGCACCTACACGCAGGGCAAGTTCAAGAGCTACGCGCTCGACATCACCTACCCGCTCGCCTGGGGCTACGAGGGCGTCGAAGCCAAGCTGGCCTCGCTGTGCGCCGAAGCGGTGGACGCCATCAAGGGCGGCCACAACATCCTGATCGTGAGCGACCGCGGCGTGAGCCCGACGCAGGTGGCGATTCCCGCCGTGCTGGCGCTGTCGGCCGTGCACCAGTATCTGGTGCGTGAAGGCTTGCGCACCACGGCCGGCCTGGTGGTGGAAACCGGTTCGGCGCGAGAGGTGCATCACTTCGGCGTGCTGGCGGGCTACGGCGCGGAAGCCGTGCACCCCTACCTTGCCATGGAAACGCTGGCGGCCATGCACGCCGACCTGCCGGGCGACATGAGCGCGGAGAAGGCGGTCTACAACTACGTCAAGGCGATCGGCAAGGGTCTGTCGAAGATCATGTCGAAGATGGGTGTCAGCACCTACATGAGCTACTGCGGCGCGCAGCTGTTCGAAGCCATCGGCCTCAACACCGAGACGGTGAACAAGTACTTCACCGGCACCGCCAGCCGCGTCGAGGGCATCGGCGTGTTCGAGATCGCCGAGGAAGCCATCCGCATGCACAAGGCCGCGTTCGGCGACGACCCGGTGCTCTCCAACATGCTCGACGCCGGCGGCGAATACGCCTGGCGCACGCGCGGCGAAGAGCACATGTGGACGCCCGACGCCATCGCCAAGCTGCAGCACAGCACGCGCTCCAACAACTGGAACACCTACAAGGAATACGCGCAGCTCATCAACGACCAGAACCGCCGCCATCTCACGCTGCGCGGCCTGTTCGAATTCAAGCTGGATCCGGCCAAGGCCATTCCGGTGGACGAGGTCGAGCCCGCTGCCGAGATCGTCAAGCGCTTCGCCACGGGCGCGATGTCGCTCGGCTCGATCAGCACCGAGGCGCACTCCACGCTCGCCATTGCCATGAACCGCATCGGCGGCAAGAGCAACACGGGCGAGGGTGGCGAGGACCCGGCGCGCTACCGCAACGAACTCAAGGGCATCCCGATCAAGCAGGGCGACACGCTCAAGAGCGTGATCGGCGCGGCCAACGTCGAGGTCGACCTGCCTCTGAAGGACGGCGACTCGCTGCGTTCGCGCATCAAGCAGGTGGCGTCGGGGCGCTTCGGCGTCACGGCCGAGTACCTGCATTCGGCCGACCAGATCCAGATCAAGATGGCGCAGGGCGCCAAGCCGGGCGAGGGCGGCCAGCTTCCGGGCGGCAAGGTCACCGAGTACATCGGCAAGCAGCGCTACGCCGTGCCGGGCGTGGGCCTGATCTCGCCGCCGCCGCACCACGACATCTACTCGATCGAAGACCTGGCGCAGCTGATCCACGACCTGAAGAACGCCGCGCCGCACGCGAGCATCAGCGTCAAGCTGGTGAGCGAAATCGGCGTGGGCACCATCGCGGCGGGCGTTGCCAAGTGCAAGAGCGACCACGTGGTGATCGCGGGCCATGACGGCGGCACGGGCGCATCGCCCTGGTCGTCGATCAAGCACGCGGGCAGCCCGTGGGAAATCGGCCTGGCCGAGACGCAGCAGACGCTGGTGCTCAACCGCCTGCGCAGCCGCATCCGCGTGCAGGCCGACGGCCAGATGAAGACCGGCCGCGACGTCGCCATCGGCGCGCTGCTGGGCGCCGACGAGTTCGGCTTTGCGACCGCACCGCTGGTGGTCGAGGGCTGCATCATGATGCGCAAGTGCCACCTCAACACCTGCCCGGTGGGCGTGGCCACGCAAGACCCGATCCTGCGCAAGAAGTTTTCGGGCAAGCCCGAGCACGTCGTCAACTACTTCTTCTTCGTGGCCGAAGAGGTGCGCCAGATCATGGCCCAGCTCGGTATCCGCAAGTTCGACGACCTGATCGGCCGTGCCGACCTGCTCGACATGCGCAAGGGCATCGAGCACTGGAAGGCGTCCGGCCTGGACTTCAGCCGCCTGTTCGCGCTGCCGATCGTGCCGGCCGAAGTGCCTCGCTACCACGTCGAGAACCAGGACCACGGCCTGGAGCGTGCGCTCGACGTCAAGCTCATCGAGAAGTCGCGTCCGGCCATCGAGCGGGGCGAGAAGGTGCAGTTCATCGAGGTGGCGCGCAACGTCAACCGCTCGGTGGGCGCCATGCTGTCGGGCGCGCTGACCAAGGTGCATCCGCAGGGCCTGCCCGACGACTCGATCCGCATCCAGCTCGAAGGCACGGGCGGCCAGTCGTTCGGCGCGTTTCTCGCCCGCGGCATCACGCTCTACCTGATCGGCGATGCCAACGACTACACCGGCAAGGGCCTGTCGGGCGGCCGCGTGGTGGTGCGCCCGAGCCTCGACTTCCGCGGCGAAGCGGTGCGCAACACCATCGTGGGCAACACCGCGCTCTACGGCGCGACCACCGGCGAGGCCTACCTCTGCGGCGTGGCCGGCGAGCGTTTTGCCGTGCGCCTCTCGGGTGCCACGGCCGTCGTCGAAGGCACGGGCGACCATGGCTGCGAATACATGACGGGCGGCACGGTCGCGGTGCTCGGCAAGACGGGCCGCAACTTCGCTGCCGGCATGAGCGGCGGCGTGGCTTTCGTCTACGACGAGGACGGCCAGTTCGCCTCGCGCTGCAATCTCTCGATGGTGTCGCTCGACAAGGTGCTGACCTCGGCCGAGCAGACGGCGAGCATGCACCGCAAGGTCTGGCACGGCGGCGAGACCGACGAGGCCCAGCTCAAGAAGCTGCTCGAAGAGCACCATCGCTGGACCGGCAGCAAGCGCGCGCGCGAACTGCTCGACAGCTGGGCCGTATCGCGCACCAAGTTCGTCAAGGTGTTCCCGAACGAATACAAGCGCGCGCTCGCCGAACTGCACGACCGCAAGGTCGAACTCACGAGCAGCGGCAACAACGCGCACATGGGCCTCGAGCCGCATGCGTTGGTCGCACCGGCCACGACGGCTGCGGTCTGA
- a CDS encoding VacJ family lipoprotein: MKTSLFSSFAINNIAKHARWVGAAAAFSLIAGCATGPHANPADPFEPLNRGVTRFNDTVDEAVLVPVAKAYVRVLPSMVRTGVSNFFGNLGDVWSFANSVAQLKLQNSAETFMRVNVNTFFGLGGLLDIATEAGIDRHEEDFGQTLGRWGVGAGPYVVLPVFGPSTLRDTAALPVDRAGSVLGNMNDVAWRNSLAFLEAVDTRAKYLRAGRLLDDAALDKYTFTRDAYLQHRRNDVYDGNPPDDEGGK, encoded by the coding sequence ATGAAAACAAGCCTTTTTTCGTCCTTCGCTATTAATAACATAGCGAAACATGCCCGCTGGGTGGGTGCTGCAGCCGCTTTTTCGCTCATTGCAGGATGTGCAACCGGGCCCCACGCCAATCCGGCCGATCCCTTCGAGCCCTTGAATCGAGGGGTCACCCGCTTCAACGACACGGTCGACGAGGCGGTGCTCGTGCCCGTGGCCAAGGCCTACGTGCGCGTGCTGCCCTCCATGGTGCGCACCGGCGTGAGCAATTTCTTCGGCAACCTGGGCGATGTCTGGAGCTTTGCCAACAGCGTGGCCCAACTCAAGCTGCAGAACAGCGCCGAGACCTTCATGCGGGTCAACGTCAACACCTTCTTCGGGCTCGGCGGCCTTCTCGACATTGCCACCGAAGCCGGCATCGACCGCCACGAGGAAGACTTTGGCCAGACGCTCGGCCGCTGGGGCGTGGGCGCCGGCCCGTACGTGGTGCTGCCGGTGTTCGGCCCCTCGACCCTGCGCGACACGGCCGCATTGCCTGTGGACCGCGCCGGCAGCGTGCTCGGCAACATGAACGACGTGGCCTGGCGCAACTCGCTGGCTTTCCTGGAGGCCGTCGATACGCGGGCAAAGTACCTGCGCGCGGGCCGCCTGCTCGATGACGCGGCGCTCGACAAATACACCTTCACGCGCGACGCTTACCTGCAGCACCGCCGCAACGACGTCTACGACGGCAACCCGCCCGACGACGAAGGCGGGAAATAG
- the mlaE gene encoding lipid asymmetry maintenance ABC transporter permease subunit MlaE, whose amino-acid sequence MSWWKPADVGFAVRSKLVDLGHGARLFLRLLVQEARSLRRFGLVRDQIHFLGNYSLAIIAVSGLFVGFVLGLQMYYALQRYGSSEALGLLVTLSLVRELGPVVAALLFTGRAGTSLTAEIGLMKAGEQLSAMEMMAVDPVQRILAPRFWAGVITMPLLAAVFSAIGIMGGYVVGVLMLGVDPGAFWGQMQGGVDVWRDVGNGVIKSIVFGFTVTFVALLQGYGAQPTPEGVSRATTRTVVMASLSVLGLDFLLTAMMFTI is encoded by the coding sequence ATGAGCTGGTGGAAGCCCGCCGACGTCGGCTTTGCCGTGCGCAGCAAGCTGGTCGACCTGGGCCACGGCGCCAGGCTGTTCCTGCGCCTGCTGGTGCAGGAGGCACGAAGCTTGCGGCGCTTCGGACTGGTGCGCGACCAGATCCACTTCCTGGGCAATTACTCGCTGGCCATCATTGCGGTGTCGGGGCTTTTCGTCGGCTTCGTGCTGGGCCTGCAGATGTACTACGCGCTGCAGCGCTACGGTTCTTCCGAGGCGCTCGGCCTGCTGGTGACCCTGAGCCTGGTGCGCGAGCTCGGGCCGGTCGTGGCGGCCTTGCTGTTCACGGGGCGTGCCGGTACCTCGCTCACCGCGGAGATCGGCCTCATGAAGGCCGGCGAGCAGCTCAGCGCCATGGAGATGATGGCGGTCGATCCGGTGCAGCGCATCCTTGCGCCGCGCTTCTGGGCCGGCGTGATCACGATGCCGCTGCTGGCGGCCGTGTTCAGCGCGATCGGCATCATGGGCGGCTATGTGGTGGGCGTGCTGATGCTGGGTGTCGACCCGGGCGCGTTCTGGGGCCAGATGCAGGGCGGCGTCGACGTCTGGCGCGACGTGGGCAACGGCGTGATCAAGAGCATCGTGTTCGGTTTCACCGTGACCTTCGTCGCGCTGCTGCAGGGCTACGGAGCGCAACCCACGCCCGAAGGCGTGTCGCGCGCGACCACGCGCACCGTGGTGATGGCGTCGCTTTCGGTGCTCGGGCTCGACTTCCTGTTGACCGCCATGATGTTCACTATTTGA
- a CDS encoding ABC transporter ATP-binding protein encodes MPEKVPGFFIEMEPAAPLPHPFVEFRDVTFGYGARAILGGVSFAVPRGKVTALMGASGGGKTTVLRLIGGQQRAQRGEVLFDGQDVGKLDATGLYKARRRMGMLFQFGALFTDMSVFDNVAFPLREHTQLSEALVRDIVLMKLDAVGLRGARDLMPSEVSGGMARRVALARAIALDPDLVMYDEPFAGLDPISLGTAARLIRQLNDTLGLTSIVVSHDLEETFRIADHVIILANGGIAAQGKPEEVRESADPLVHQFVNALPDGPVHFHYPVVGIEEDFGNEGGRS; translated from the coding sequence ATGCCTGAGAAGGTGCCCGGCTTTTTTATTGAGATGGAACCAGCCGCACCACTGCCACACCCCTTTGTCGAGTTCCGCGACGTTACGTTCGGCTACGGTGCACGCGCGATCCTGGGCGGTGTGTCGTTTGCCGTGCCTCGCGGCAAGGTGACTGCGCTGATGGGCGCCTCGGGCGGCGGCAAGACCACCGTGCTGCGGCTCATCGGCGGACAGCAGCGCGCGCAGCGCGGCGAGGTGCTTTTCGATGGCCAGGACGTCGGCAAGCTCGACGCCACCGGACTGTACAAGGCGCGGCGCCGCATGGGCATGCTGTTCCAGTTCGGTGCCTTGTTCACCGACATGAGCGTGTTCGACAACGTTGCCTTTCCGTTGCGCGAGCACACGCAGCTCTCTGAAGCGCTGGTGCGCGACATCGTGCTCATGAAGCTCGACGCCGTGGGTTTGCGCGGTGCGCGCGACCTGATGCCCAGCGAGGTGTCCGGCGGCATGGCGCGGCGCGTGGCCTTGGCGCGCGCCATTGCGCTGGACCCCGATCTCGTGATGTACGACGAGCCGTTTGCCGGCCTCGACCCGATTTCCCTGGGCACGGCGGCGCGGCTGATCCGCCAGCTCAACGACACGCTCGGGCTCACCAGCATCGTCGTGTCGCACGATCTCGAAGAAACCTTCCGCATCGCCGACCACGTGATCATCCTGGCCAACGGCGGCATCGCCGCGCAGGGCAAGCCTGAAGAGGTGCGGGAGAGCGCCGATCCATTGGTGCATCAGTTCGTCAATGCCTTGCCCGACGGCCCGGTGCATTTTCACTACCCCGTCGTCGGCATCGAGGAAGACTTCGGCAACGAAGGAGGGCGGTCATGA
- a CDS encoding phospholipid-binding protein MlaC, which yields MNNKILQRRGFGRLVLAGALLFGAATAFVRPAHAADEAPDALVKRLSTDVLETIKADTSIKAGDVNKIMVLVDSKIMPNVNFQRMTASAVGPAWRQATPEQQKKLQEEFKTLLVRTYAGALDQVSDQTVTVRPFRGSPEDTEVLIRTEVKGRGDPVQLDYRLEKTPGQGGGWKVYNFNVLGVWLVDTYRTQFSQEINARGIDGLIAALAARNKGNNGNNGKS from the coding sequence ATGAACAACAAGATATTGCAACGACGCGGCTTTGGCCGCCTGGTATTGGCCGGCGCCTTGCTTTTCGGTGCCGCCACGGCTTTCGTGCGCCCGGCCCATGCCGCCGATGAAGCGCCTGACGCGCTGGTGAAGCGCTTGTCGACCGATGTGCTTGAAACCATCAAGGCCGACACCTCCATCAAGGCGGGCGACGTCAACAAGATCATGGTGCTGGTCGACAGCAAGATCATGCCCAACGTCAACTTCCAGCGCATGACGGCTTCCGCCGTCGGCCCGGCATGGCGCCAGGCCACGCCCGAGCAGCAAAAGAAGCTGCAGGAAGAATTCAAGACCCTGTTGGTGCGCACCTACGCCGGCGCGCTCGACCAGGTGAGCGACCAGACGGTCACGGTGCGTCCGTTCCGCGGGTCGCCCGAAGACACCGAAGTGCTGATTCGCACCGAGGTCAAGGGCCGCGGCGATCCGGTGCAGCTCGACTACCGCCTCGAGAAAACGCCCGGCCAGGGCGGCGGCTGGAAGGTCTACAACTTCAATGTGCTGGGCGTCTGGCTGGTCGACACCTACCGCACCCAGTTTTCGCAGGAAATCAACGCCCGCGGCATCGACGGCCTGATTGCAGCGCTGGCCGCGCGCAACAAGGGCAACAACGGCAACAACGGCAAGAGCTGA
- a CDS encoding lipid asymmetry maintenance protein MlaB, giving the protein MLVLPSKLTHDEAPACMRMLQQGLTGQADTSTVVDASALAQFDSSALAVLLECRRESSALGRGFAVKGLSPRLRELAALYGIAGLLPAAP; this is encoded by the coding sequence ATGCTGGTTCTGCCCTCGAAGCTCACCCACGACGAAGCCCCGGCCTGCATGCGCATGCTGCAGCAGGGGCTGACGGGGCAAGCCGACACGTCCACGGTGGTGGACGCCAGCGCGCTGGCGCAATTCGATTCCTCGGCATTGGCGGTGCTCCTGGAGTGCCGCCGCGAATCCAGCGCGCTCGGCCGGGGCTTTGCGGTCAAGGGGCTGTCGCCGCGGCTGCGCGAACTGGCCGCCCTCTACGGAATCGCAGGGCTCCTGCCGGCAGCGCCCTGA
- a CDS encoding transposase: protein MARLPRLTLAGLPHHVIQRGNNRQAIFIDRADHERLLGLLADAAPRFGVALHAYVLMDNHFHLLATPDTTTGLPQFMQAVGRSYVRYFNDRHGRSGTLWEGRYRSTLIQTDRYLLTCMAYIDLNPVRAGLVSDARDFPWSSHGHYAGLRHDKLLTPHPLYWELGNTPFAREAAYVELVRAGVRAADQGTLTEATLRGWAAGDADFLASLQKATERRVAKAKAGRPPSAPAS, encoded by the coding sequence ATGGCCCGTCTGCCCCGCCTCACGCTCGCCGGCCTGCCGCACCACGTGATCCAGCGCGGCAACAACCGCCAGGCCATCTTCATCGACCGCGCGGACCATGAGCGGCTGCTCGGCCTGCTGGCAGACGCAGCCCCGCGCTTCGGCGTGGCGCTGCATGCCTATGTGCTGATGGACAACCATTTCCATCTGCTGGCAACGCCCGACACGACCACCGGGCTGCCCCAGTTCATGCAGGCGGTGGGGCGCAGCTACGTGCGCTATTTCAACGACCGCCATGGCCGCAGCGGCACCCTGTGGGAGGGGCGCTACAGGTCGACGCTGATCCAGACCGACCGCTATCTGCTGACCTGCATGGCGTACATCGATCTCAATCCGGTGCGGGCCGGCCTGGTGTCGGACGCGCGCGACTTTCCATGGTCCAGCCATGGGCACTATGCCGGCCTGCGACACGACAAGCTGCTGACGCCGCACCCGCTGTACTGGGAACTGGGCAACACGCCTTTTGCCCGCGAGGCGGCTTATGTCGAATTGGTGCGTGCCGGCGTGCGCGCGGCCGACCAGGGCACGCTCACCGAAGCCACGTTGCGGGGCTGGGCGGCCGGCGATGCGGATTTTCTTGCGTCGCTTCAAAAGGCGACCGAGCGCCGCGTCGCCAAAGCCAAGGCCGGGCGCCCGCCATCGGCTCCCGCTTCCTGA